From the genome of Alkalimarinus coralli:
GAGAGTCTATGTTTTCATATGCCACCGACGCATCAAAAATTGCGTTTGTCTATCTATGTAAGCAGCTAGATAGCTGGGGCTACAGTATCATTGATTGCCAGGTTCAAAACCCACACCTACTGACCCTTGGTGCAGAAACTATTCAACGCACGGAATTTCAAACTATACTAGATAACAACGTTAATGCTCACCCTGCTCAACACAAATGGGCATTTGATTGGGAGTGGCCAAGAAATACGGGTGCAAGTGATCAAAAATAGTGGTTCAAGTGGTCTAAAATAGTGAGAGTGGTTTACTGTGTCTAGCCTTCAAACACTTATTTTCTATGCAACGCCAGAACATGACTGCAGTTACCTTGAAGGAAAAAAGGCAACAACCATGTTCGTAGACCCCAGGGCAAAGATCAATAAAGATCTATACTCCAAGCTGTCAGTGCTTGGTTTTAGGCGAAGTGGAAACCACTACTATCGGCCGCATTGCGGGCAATGCCAAGAGTGTATCCCAATCAGGCTCCCGGTAAATAGCTTTACACCAAGTCGCAATCAAAAGAGAAACCTAAAGAAAAATATCGGCATCGAAACATCAATAACCCCCCCGGAATTTTACCAGAAGCATTACGACCTTTATGAGAAATATATTATTGCACGGCATTCGGACGGAGATATGTATCCGCCCAATGAAGAGCAATATCGATCCTTTTTAGTGGAATGCAACCCGGGAACATTTTTTCTGGAATTTAAATATAAGGGCGAATTGATTGGTGTGTCCGTCATTGATGAGCTGATTGATGGCCTTTCATCGGTCTATACATACTTTGACCCAGCGTCGTCAGATAGAAGTTTGGGCGTTTTTTCAATTTTATGGCAGATTGAAGAGTGTAAACGCCGCGCTCTAAATCATCTCTATCTGGGCTACTGGATCAAAAACTGCCGTAAAATGGAGTATAAAACACTCTATAAGCCCGTCGAATT
Proteins encoded in this window:
- a CDS encoding arginyltransferase — protein: MSSLQTLIFYATPEHDCSYLEGKKATTMFVDPRAKINKDLYSKLSVLGFRRSGNHYYRPHCGQCQECIPIRLPVNSFTPSRNQKRNLKKNIGIETSITPPEFYQKHYDLYEKYIIARHSDGDMYPPNEEQYRSFLVECNPGTFFLEFKYKGELIGVSVIDELIDGLSSVYTYFDPASSDRSLGVFSILWQIEECKRRALNHLYLGYWIKNCRKMEYKTLYKPVEFLINGQWTLYNPDKTI